One Paenarthrobacter aurescens TC1 DNA window includes the following coding sequences:
- a CDS encoding hypothetical protein (identified by Glimmer2; putative), with protein MFGQFVVCLDYMLSEVPARHHHPASGPTTVESRPIHLQEKRKLGRVCLNAAPQQEGTPRNMSQDNTSPRDGSPREQGEDGAPPAPKTPPAPAPGQQPPAAPWAPPSGLQPDPAPELDPDFVPDPANQPDPALPPTDAAPPENAEAPVYAGQQPYPGQSYPGQQPHPDQPYPGQQSYLGQEWRPGPQGDPATQGQPEPHGDPVKRQRWVIGGIVVGVLILIGVVIWVLLNLLGTRPEAAVSSPSAAPTAGPLPRDAEAKDFQVGDCFADFDANASKARAVACDTEHSAQLGAVHTYGADESFPGTNALRDKGREVCKDVKLNAASDNYVLLQQNVYPSTTSWDRGDRRVDCFIVVDSGNTITEDLLAK; from the coding sequence ATGTTTGGTCAATTTGTCGTATGTCTAGATTACATGCTTTCGGAGGTGCCTGCGCGCCACCACCACCCCGCGTCGGGGCCGACTACAGTCGAAAGCAGGCCAATACACCTACAAGAGAAGCGAAAATTGGGTAGAGTCTGCCTCAATGCGGCTCCACAGCAGGAAGGCACACCCCGGAATATGAGCCAGGACAACACTTCACCCCGTGATGGTTCACCACGCGAACAAGGCGAGGATGGAGCGCCCCCTGCGCCCAAGACGCCACCGGCACCGGCACCGGGCCAGCAACCGCCAGCAGCTCCTTGGGCGCCGCCGTCGGGCCTTCAACCGGATCCCGCCCCCGAACTGGACCCTGACTTTGTTCCCGACCCGGCAAACCAGCCGGACCCCGCATTGCCACCCACGGATGCAGCCCCACCGGAAAACGCCGAGGCTCCCGTTTACGCCGGCCAGCAGCCGTACCCCGGCCAGTCCTATCCGGGCCAACAGCCGCACCCCGACCAGCCCTATCCGGGCCAGCAGTCCTATCTGGGTCAGGAATGGCGGCCCGGGCCGCAGGGAGATCCTGCGACCCAAGGGCAGCCTGAGCCTCATGGGGATCCGGTCAAGCGACAGCGTTGGGTTATCGGCGGAATCGTGGTTGGCGTCCTCATTCTCATTGGCGTTGTGATTTGGGTCCTGCTGAACCTGCTGGGTACGCGCCCGGAAGCAGCTGTATCCTCGCCCAGCGCAGCTCCCACCGCCGGTCCGCTGCCCCGTGACGCCGAGGCGAAGGACTTCCAAGTGGGCGACTGCTTTGCCGACTTTGATGCCAACGCCTCAAAAGCCAGGGCCGTGGCCTGCGACACCGAGCACTCGGCCCAACTGGGCGCCGTCCACACGTACGGTGCTGACGAGTCCTTTCCCGGCACCAACGCCCTGAGGGACAAAGGGCGCGAGGTTTGCAAGGACGTGAAGCTCAACGCGGCGTCCGACAACTACGTGCTGCTCCAGCAGAACGTTTACCCGAGCACCACTAGCTGGGATCGGGGCGACCGCCGCGTTGATTGCTTCATCGTGGTGGATTCAGGGAACACCATCACGGAAGACCTCCTCGCGAAGTAG
- a CDS encoding ClpA/ClpB family protein (identified by match to protein family HMM PF00004; match to protein family HMM PF02861; match to protein family HMM PF07724; match to protein family HMM PF07728): protein MDVKFTTKSQEALSAAAMNASTAGNPQLEPAHLLKALMDQREGVAVALLRATGADPDAVSVQASSAIKALPSSSGSSVQQAQLSRQSMQAIQAAQNEADKLGDSFVSTEHLLLGLSAGSDAVGKLMRDAGASHEALLAALPGVRGDRNVNSPDPENTFQALEKFGTDLTAVARSGKLDPVIGRDSEIRRVVQVLSRRTKNNPVLIGEPGVGKTAVVEGLAQRMVAGDVPESLRGKTLIALDLASMVAGAKYRGEFEERLKAVLEEIKNSNGQIVTFIDEIHTVVGAGATGDSAMDAGNMLKPMLARGELRLIGATTLDEYRENIEKDPALERRFQQVYVGEPSVEDTIGILRGLKERYEAHHKVAIADSALVAAATLSNRYISGRQLPDKAIDLVDEAASRLRMEIDSAPEEIDQLRRAVDRLTMEELALQGETDPASVERLAALRADKADKNEELSALNARWEAEKAGLNRVGDLKAKIDELRSAADKSQREGDLESASRILYGELPALERELSAAAEEESARSDSKPELMVAEDVTADDIAEVISAWTGIPAGRMLQGESQKLLHMEEELGKRLIGQTKAVQAVSDAVRRARAGISDPNRPTGSFLFLGPTGVGKTELAKALADFLFDDERAMIRIDMSEYSEKHSVARLVGAPPGYVGYEEGGQLTEAVRRRPYSVVLLDEVEKAHPEVFDILLQVLDDGRLTDGQGRTVDFRNTILVLTSNSGSQFLVDQSLDARAKREAVMAVVQASFKPEFLNRLDEIVLFDPLSVEELARIVELHVAELSNRLRDRRLSLEVTDGARAWLAMSGFDPAYGARPLRRLVQREIGDRLAKEILAGEIVDGDTVLVDTSADLDELTIEGLEALEGPDGGLPVGSGLTVRRK, encoded by the coding sequence TTGGACGTCAAATTCACCACCAAAAGCCAGGAGGCCCTTTCTGCGGCCGCCATGAATGCCTCGACTGCTGGCAACCCCCAGCTCGAGCCCGCCCACCTCTTGAAAGCCCTCATGGACCAGCGTGAAGGCGTTGCCGTGGCATTGCTGCGAGCAACCGGGGCAGATCCTGATGCCGTGAGCGTGCAGGCCAGCTCTGCCATCAAAGCGCTGCCGTCGTCCTCGGGCAGCTCGGTCCAGCAGGCGCAGTTGTCCCGCCAATCCATGCAGGCCATTCAGGCAGCCCAGAACGAGGCCGACAAACTCGGCGATTCCTTCGTCTCCACCGAGCATCTGCTGCTGGGACTCTCGGCCGGAAGTGACGCCGTCGGGAAGTTAATGCGCGACGCCGGCGCCTCCCATGAGGCGCTTCTCGCCGCCCTGCCGGGTGTCCGGGGCGACAGGAACGTCAATTCCCCGGATCCGGAGAACACTTTCCAAGCCCTGGAGAAGTTCGGTACTGACCTCACTGCCGTGGCCCGTTCGGGCAAGCTGGACCCCGTCATCGGGCGCGACAGCGAGATCCGGCGCGTCGTCCAGGTCCTGAGCCGCCGCACCAAAAACAACCCAGTGCTGATCGGTGAGCCAGGCGTTGGAAAAACCGCCGTTGTAGAAGGCCTTGCCCAGCGCATGGTGGCCGGCGATGTCCCGGAGAGCCTGCGCGGCAAAACGCTGATCGCCTTGGACCTCGCGTCCATGGTGGCCGGCGCCAAGTACCGTGGCGAGTTTGAGGAACGCTTGAAGGCTGTCCTGGAGGAGATCAAGAACTCCAACGGCCAGATTGTGACGTTCATCGACGAAATCCACACGGTTGTGGGTGCAGGCGCCACGGGTGACAGTGCCATGGATGCAGGAAATATGCTCAAGCCGATGCTTGCCCGCGGTGAGCTGCGCTTGATTGGTGCCACCACCCTGGACGAGTACCGCGAGAACATCGAAAAAGACCCTGCCCTGGAGCGCCGCTTCCAGCAGGTCTATGTCGGGGAGCCCAGTGTCGAGGACACCATCGGTATCCTCCGCGGCCTGAAGGAGCGGTACGAGGCACACCACAAGGTAGCCATCGCCGACTCCGCTTTGGTCGCGGCCGCAACACTGTCCAACCGGTATATCTCGGGTCGCCAGCTTCCGGACAAGGCTATCGACCTCGTGGACGAGGCCGCCTCGCGGCTCCGCATGGAGATCGATTCCGCACCGGAAGAAATCGACCAGCTCCGCCGCGCCGTGGACCGTTTGACCATGGAGGAGCTGGCCCTCCAAGGGGAGACGGATCCTGCTTCGGTGGAACGGCTGGCTGCGCTCCGTGCGGACAAAGCCGATAAGAACGAGGAACTCAGTGCCTTGAACGCGCGCTGGGAAGCTGAGAAAGCCGGGCTCAACCGGGTGGGCGATCTCAAAGCGAAAATCGACGAACTGCGCTCCGCCGCGGACAAATCGCAACGCGAAGGCGACCTCGAATCGGCATCGCGCATTCTTTACGGCGAATTGCCGGCCCTGGAACGGGAGCTAAGTGCCGCTGCTGAAGAGGAGTCAGCCCGGAGCGATTCGAAACCGGAACTGATGGTTGCAGAGGACGTCACCGCGGACGACATCGCGGAAGTCATTTCAGCATGGACCGGCATCCCGGCCGGCCGCATGCTCCAAGGCGAGTCGCAGAAGCTGTTGCACATGGAAGAAGAGCTTGGGAAGCGCCTTATCGGCCAGACCAAAGCTGTCCAAGCTGTGTCTGACGCCGTGCGCCGTGCCCGTGCCGGAATCAGCGACCCCAACCGTCCCACAGGATCGTTCCTGTTCCTGGGGCCCACCGGCGTCGGTAAGACGGAGCTGGCCAAGGCCCTGGCGGACTTCCTCTTTGACGACGAACGCGCCATGATCCGGATCGATATGTCCGAGTACAGCGAGAAGCACTCGGTCGCCCGCCTTGTCGGTGCCCCTCCGGGATACGTGGGCTACGAGGAAGGCGGTCAGCTGACAGAAGCTGTCCGTCGCAGGCCCTACTCCGTAGTGCTGCTGGACGAGGTGGAGAAGGCCCACCCCGAGGTCTTCGACATCCTCCTGCAGGTTCTGGACGATGGCCGCCTCACCGACGGTCAGGGCCGCACAGTGGACTTCCGCAACACCATCCTTGTGCTGACGTCCAACTCGGGAAGCCAGTTCCTGGTGGACCAGTCGCTGGATGCAAGGGCCAAACGGGAAGCTGTTATGGCGGTGGTGCAGGCATCGTTCAAGCCCGAGTTCCTGAACCGCCTGGACGAGATCGTTCTCTTCGATCCGCTGTCCGTTGAGGAACTCGCCCGGATCGTGGAGCTGCACGTCGCCGAGCTGAGCAACCGCCTCCGGGATCGCCGCCTGAGCCTCGAGGTCACGGATGGAGCACGTGCCTGGCTGGCCATGTCCGGCTTCGATCCCGCCTACGGCGCACGACCCCTTCGCCGGCTGGTCCAGCGTGAGATCGGTGACCGTCTGGCCAAGGAGATCCTGGCCGGCGAAATCGTGGACGGCGATACCGTGCTGGTGGACACCTCGGCTGACCTTGATGAGCTCACCATTGAAGGGCTGGAGGCGCTGGAAGGTCCCGACGGCGGCTTGCCGGTGGGCTCAGGGCTCACGGTTCGCCGGAAGTAG
- a CDS encoding Pyridoxamine 5'-phosphate oxidase family protein (identified by match to protein family HMM PF01243), protein MNPISSVEELEALIGRPLDRVRQKVRTSLSDFDRQWLAASPFCVISTTDAQGRVDASPKGDPAGFIQVLDEHTIAIPERPGNKLAFGFHNILENPNVGILSVVPGRTDTLRINGTAQIVRDADFFELMIVKGHRPRAAVVVAVDEVFTHCGKAFMRSGLWQPETWDPDGLPSIAMLSKTYTQPETPLEDLESYYGPSYAERMYRE, encoded by the coding sequence ATGAACCCCATCTCCAGCGTGGAAGAACTCGAAGCACTGATTGGCCGTCCCCTTGATCGCGTGCGCCAAAAGGTGCGCACTTCGCTCAGCGATTTCGACCGCCAATGGTTGGCTGCCAGCCCCTTTTGCGTGATCTCGACGACGGACGCGCAAGGTCGAGTGGACGCCTCACCCAAGGGAGACCCAGCCGGCTTTATACAGGTACTGGACGAGCACACCATTGCCATACCCGAACGCCCCGGCAACAAACTCGCCTTCGGCTTCCACAACATTTTGGAGAACCCCAACGTCGGCATACTGTCCGTAGTGCCGGGCCGCACGGATACGCTCCGGATCAACGGAACGGCACAAATCGTCCGCGACGCCGACTTCTTTGAGCTCATGATAGTCAAGGGGCACCGGCCGCGCGCGGCTGTGGTAGTTGCCGTGGACGAAGTGTTTACCCACTGCGGCAAAGCCTTCATGCGGAGCGGGCTGTGGCAACCGGAAACCTGGGACCCTGACGGCTTGCCCAGCATCGCCATGCTGTCCAAGACCTACACACAGCCCGAAACCCCGTTGGAAGACCTTGAGTCCTACTACGGTCCGTCATACGCCGAGCGGATGTACCGGGAGTAG
- a CDS encoding molybdate ABC transporter, ATP-binding protein (identified by match to protein family HMM PF00005; match to protein family HMM PF03459), with protein MSFELQATLRARNFDMSLSLADGQTVAILGPNGAGKSTLLGVIAGLLRPDAGSARIGGKQLFTLDGGTHLWSPPHLRGTALLAQEALLFPHLNALDNVAFGPRSAGASKAAARETAQHWLAEVDALPLADRKPTQLSGGQAQRVAVARALAAEPELLLLDEPMAALDIHAAPLLRRVLKRVLTGRKAIIVTHDILDAYMLADRVIVVEKGRIVEEGPTREVLERPRSHFAAGLSGLNLVTGTVAPEGITTPDGRLFAGQHDPEWSPVPGQAGVAAFPPSSVSVFLGDVHGSPRNSFPVTVTDLEPHGDQIRVRAHAGQSAQSLSADITPAASADLGLVPGLEVRFVVKSALVSVYPA; from the coding sequence GTGAGCTTTGAGCTGCAGGCCACCCTGCGTGCCAGGAACTTCGACATGTCCTTAAGCCTCGCTGATGGCCAAACTGTTGCCATCCTTGGACCCAATGGCGCCGGAAAGTCCACGTTGCTGGGCGTGATCGCGGGTCTGCTGCGGCCGGATGCGGGCTCGGCGCGAATCGGCGGCAAGCAACTGTTCACACTTGACGGCGGCACCCACCTTTGGAGCCCGCCCCACCTGCGGGGGACTGCGCTTCTGGCGCAGGAAGCGCTCCTGTTTCCGCATCTGAATGCCTTGGACAACGTGGCTTTCGGGCCGCGCAGTGCGGGGGCGTCGAAGGCTGCCGCGCGGGAAACTGCCCAGCACTGGCTGGCCGAGGTTGATGCCCTGCCACTGGCCGACCGGAAGCCCACCCAGTTGTCCGGCGGGCAGGCCCAACGTGTGGCGGTGGCGCGTGCTTTGGCCGCTGAGCCCGAGCTCCTCCTCCTGGACGAGCCCATGGCCGCGCTGGACATTCACGCGGCGCCCTTGCTCCGCCGCGTCCTCAAGCGGGTCCTCACAGGCCGAAAAGCCATCATCGTCACCCACGACATCCTGGACGCCTACATGCTTGCCGACCGCGTCATCGTGGTGGAGAAGGGGCGCATCGTGGAAGAAGGACCCACACGTGAGGTACTTGAACGGCCCCGAAGCCACTTTGCTGCGGGGCTCTCAGGACTCAACCTGGTCACCGGGACCGTTGCGCCTGAGGGAATTACGACGCCGGATGGCCGGCTTTTCGCCGGGCAACACGATCCGGAGTGGTCACCCGTGCCCGGCCAGGCAGGCGTGGCCGCGTTCCCGCCGTCGAGCGTTTCCGTCTTCCTGGGCGACGTGCACGGAAGCCCGCGCAATTCCTTCCCGGTGACCGTCACGGACCTGGAGCCGCACGGTGACCAGATCCGCGTCCGCGCCCACGCGGGGCAATCCGCGCAGTCGTTGTCAGCCGACATTACGCCTGCGGCATCCGCGGACCTGGGCCTGGTGCCGGGCCTGGAAGTCAGGTTTGTGGTGAAGTCTGCGTTGGTGTCGGTCTACCCGGCCTAA
- the modB gene encoding molybdate ABC transporter, permease protein (identified by match to protein family HMM PF00528; match to protein family HMM TIGR01581; match to protein family HMM TIGR02141), with protein sequence MVLPLAAMLLRVNWPQFIPLITSESSLAALGLSLRTSAASTVLCVVLGVPLALVLARGEFPGQRLLRSFVLLPLVLPPVVGGLALLYTFGRQGLLGKSLELAGIQIAFSTTAVVLAQTFVALPFLVVSLEGALRSAGSRYEAVAATLGARPTTVLRRVTLPLVLPGLASGAVLSFARSLGEFGATLTFAGSLEGITRTLPLEIYLQRETDADAAVALSLVLVAVAVAVVGLSYGRRRSSTPVEVQA encoded by the coding sequence ATGGTGCTTCCCTTGGCGGCGATGCTGCTGCGGGTGAATTGGCCGCAATTCATTCCACTCATCACGTCGGAGTCGTCCCTCGCCGCGCTGGGGCTGAGTCTGAGGACTTCCGCGGCCAGCACTGTGCTGTGCGTCGTTCTGGGAGTTCCGTTGGCGCTGGTGCTTGCCCGCGGTGAGTTCCCCGGACAGCGGCTCCTACGTTCCTTTGTCCTGCTGCCGCTGGTGCTGCCGCCCGTCGTCGGCGGACTCGCTCTTCTGTACACCTTCGGGCGGCAGGGGCTCCTTGGAAAATCCCTTGAGCTGGCCGGGATCCAGATCGCGTTCTCCACCACCGCCGTGGTTCTGGCGCAGACTTTCGTAGCCCTGCCGTTCCTGGTGGTCAGTTTGGAAGGCGCCCTGCGATCGGCGGGAAGCAGGTACGAGGCTGTCGCGGCAACCCTCGGGGCGCGGCCCACCACCGTTCTTCGCCGCGTCACGCTCCCGCTGGTTCTGCCAGGGCTCGCGTCCGGCGCCGTGTTGTCCTTCGCACGCAGCCTGGGCGAGTTCGGCGCCACATTGACGTTCGCCGGCAGTTTGGAAGGCATTACCCGCACGCTTCCGCTCGAAATTTACCTGCAGCGCGAGACCGACGCCGACGCCGCAGTGGCTCTTTCCTTGGTGCTGGTGGCGGTGGCAGTTGCGGTGGTCGGGCTCAGCTACGGGCGTCGGCGAAGCAGCACCCCTGTGGAGGTGCAAGCGTGA
- the modA gene encoding molybdate ABC transporter (identified by match to protein family HMM PF01547; match to protein family HMM TIGR01256), which produces MSIIPKPVFAVLVAGAMAASLAASLAACASGTTTPSTGSGNPESSASGEITVFAAASLKSTFTQLAKDFEVQHPGSKVTLSFAGSSDLVTQIAQGAPADVFASADTKNMNKLADQDLVDGTATNFATNVLEIAVPPGNPASISSFADLAKPGVKVVTCASQVPCGAATEAVEKAAGTTLSPVSEESSVTDVLGKVTSGEADAGLVYVTDVKSAGDKVKGIPFPESDEAVNTYPIATVGTSKNKELAAAFISNITSEAGKKVLRDAGFGTP; this is translated from the coding sequence ATGAGCATCATCCCTAAGCCTGTCTTCGCAGTGCTGGTTGCCGGCGCCATGGCCGCAAGCCTGGCCGCAAGCCTGGCGGCCTGCGCCTCGGGCACCACAACTCCGTCCACGGGCTCCGGCAACCCGGAGTCCTCGGCGTCCGGAGAGATCACCGTTTTCGCCGCGGCATCCCTGAAATCCACTTTTACCCAGTTGGCCAAAGACTTCGAAGTCCAGCACCCGGGCAGCAAAGTAACTCTCAGCTTTGCAGGCTCCTCCGACTTGGTCACACAGATCGCCCAGGGTGCCCCTGCGGACGTCTTCGCTTCGGCCGACACCAAGAACATGAACAAGCTCGCCGACCAGGACCTCGTGGACGGCACCGCAACCAACTTCGCCACCAACGTCCTGGAGATCGCCGTCCCACCCGGCAACCCGGCGTCGATCTCTTCCTTCGCGGACCTCGCCAAGCCCGGCGTCAAAGTGGTGACGTGCGCCAGTCAGGTTCCCTGTGGCGCTGCAACAGAGGCCGTGGAGAAGGCCGCCGGGACAACGTTGAGCCCGGTCAGTGAGGAATCGTCAGTGACCGATGTCCTCGGCAAAGTTACCTCGGGCGAGGCCGACGCAGGCCTGGTGTATGTCACAGACGTCAAGAGCGCCGGCGACAAGGTCAAGGGCATACCTTTCCCGGAATCGGACGAGGCCGTCAACACTTACCCGATTGCCACGGTCGGCACCAGCAAGAACAAGGAACTCGCAGCCGCATTCATCTCAAACATCACCAGCGAAGCGGGCAAGAAGGTCCTCAGGGACGCCGGCTTCGGAACGCCGTAG
- a CDS encoding putative molybdenum-pterin binding domain protein (identified by match to protein family HMM PF00376) yields the protein MPQIRISEAARFLGVSDDTVRRWTENGTLTASKDAAGRLAVDGLELATLARDQSHLPDDPSRAASSARNRFVGLVTGITADKVMAQVELQCGPFRVVSLMSSEAVRELGLELGSVATAVVKATTVIIETPQGKSII from the coding sequence ATGCCGCAAATACGAATCTCCGAGGCCGCGCGCTTCCTTGGTGTCAGCGACGACACCGTGAGGCGATGGACGGAGAACGGAACGCTCACTGCCAGCAAGGACGCTGCGGGGCGACTCGCTGTGGACGGACTTGAGCTGGCAACACTTGCCCGCGACCAGTCCCATCTCCCGGACGATCCCTCACGGGCGGCAAGCTCGGCCCGCAACCGCTTCGTCGGCCTTGTTACCGGGATCACTGCGGACAAAGTCATGGCCCAAGTAGAGCTTCAGTGCGGCCCGTTCCGCGTGGTGTCGCTGATGAGCAGCGAAGCCGTCCGCGAGCTCGGCCTTGAACTTGGCTCGGTAGCCACGGCCGTGGTGAAGGCCACCACCGTCATCATTGAAACACCCCAGGGAAAGAGCATCATATGA
- a CDS encoding putative oxidoreductase, FAD-binding (identified by match to protein family HMM PF01565; match to protein family HMM PF08031) produces MEWIRPDSPDYDDARKLFNAMIDRRPAVIAKCADPGEVAEALSYAHNHNLDVAVRSGGHSVAGMSTNDDGLVVDVRPMKSISIDPEMKTATAGAGLTWGEFDRATQQHGLAVTGGRASTTGVSGFTLGGGSGWLERSYGFACDNLLSVDLVTASGERVTASPGENPELFWALHGGGGNFGVATSLTFKLHDLGPTVMAGLMLFPGEDAADLSRAFRGLALEAPDAVGTALVYLTAPPEEFVPEEMVGKLAVGMAYIYAGDVEAGEEHAKPFKELGPSVDLVSPMGYADFQCMIDDPPDLYNYWSADYHNELSDDALDLLVDSAQRLPGPHSQQLVARWGGAVAGPAAANTPLQHRGAAWVSHPFGLSETREGGQEAKAWVKQFRQDIAPHTTGGVWLNFIGDEGQDRIMAAYGEQNYRRLSLVKREFDPDNVFRGNQNILPAQH; encoded by the coding sequence ATGGAATGGATTCGGCCGGACAGCCCGGACTACGACGACGCCCGAAAACTCTTCAATGCGATGATCGACCGCAGGCCGGCTGTCATCGCCAAATGCGCTGATCCCGGCGAGGTTGCTGAGGCGCTGAGCTATGCGCACAACCATAATTTGGACGTCGCTGTGCGCTCGGGAGGGCATTCGGTGGCCGGTATGTCCACCAACGATGACGGGCTGGTGGTTGACGTCCGCCCCATGAAGTCGATCAGCATCGACCCCGAGATGAAGACCGCCACTGCCGGCGCCGGACTGACGTGGGGTGAGTTCGACCGCGCAACCCAGCAACACGGGCTTGCCGTTACCGGCGGGCGCGCGTCCACCACGGGAGTTTCGGGCTTCACGCTGGGCGGGGGCTCAGGATGGCTGGAGCGCTCGTACGGATTCGCCTGCGACAACCTCCTCTCCGTCGATCTGGTCACGGCCTCCGGCGAAAGGGTGACCGCCAGCCCGGGTGAGAACCCCGAGCTCTTTTGGGCCCTCCACGGAGGCGGCGGAAACTTCGGCGTCGCTACCTCCTTGACGTTCAAGCTGCACGACCTCGGACCCACCGTGATGGCCGGTCTCATGCTGTTCCCCGGGGAAGATGCCGCGGATTTGTCGCGCGCCTTCCGGGGGCTCGCTTTGGAAGCGCCCGACGCCGTGGGGACAGCCCTGGTGTACCTCACCGCCCCGCCGGAAGAGTTCGTCCCCGAAGAAATGGTGGGCAAGCTCGCCGTCGGCATGGCCTACATCTACGCGGGCGATGTTGAGGCCGGCGAAGAACACGCGAAACCGTTCAAAGAGCTCGGCCCCTCGGTGGATCTGGTCTCACCCATGGGATACGCCGACTTCCAGTGCATGATTGACGACCCACCGGACCTCTACAACTACTGGAGCGCCGACTATCACAACGAGCTCAGCGACGACGCCCTGGATCTCCTGGTGGACTCAGCGCAACGCCTTCCTGGACCACACTCGCAGCAGTTGGTGGCCCGATGGGGCGGAGCCGTGGCCGGACCGGCTGCCGCGAACACGCCGTTGCAACACCGCGGCGCCGCCTGGGTCAGCCACCCGTTCGGCCTGTCCGAAACCCGGGAGGGCGGGCAGGAGGCAAAAGCCTGGGTCAAGCAGTTCCGGCAGGACATTGCCCCGCACACCACGGGCGGCGTGTGGCTGAACTTCATTGGTGACGAGGGCCAGGACCGGATCATGGCGGCCTATGGCGAGCAGAACTACCGCCGGCTGTCCTTGGTGAAGCGTGAATTCGACCCCGACAACGTGTTCCGCGGGAACCAGAACATCCTGCCGGCACAGCACTGA